One window of the Pseudofrankia sp. DC12 genome contains the following:
- a CDS encoding class I adenylate-forming enzyme family protein yields MGNTSVATVLDAALAASPDAPALEAASGVWSYAELDEQARRAAGALWSLGVRPGDRVAACLPNDLDIVAAFHGAQRIGAVWAGIGEALAAGEQQELFDLCAPTVVLAGPRCQLTVPGRVDADQWAALLARAETAPRMATDVDAPAGIAFTSGTSGRPKAVVHSQRNLLLPGAVIVATRGWGPGLRKGDSFPLTILNLMILSTLLTAQAGGCAVVMNRRDVDGIAEWISTRRVTVWNGAPAQLHDLAGRPHLDLGSLAEAWSGGGDTSDALRQAFAAAHGLVPRATYGLTEAPTVVSIDPPGDEWRPGSSGRVLPQYDVAAYDDAGRRLPAGETGELRLSGAARGVWTGAWRPLLGYWDDGAVRAPELGPVPTGDVGAVDADGWLRVLDRKKLVIIRGGANVYPLEVERVIGGHPGVARVAVCGVPDERLGQRVAAVVERAGPRLDVAELDALCRRGLAGYKVPEFWSVVDTLPVNAMGKVSRVGLTDLVDQHRLPSP; encoded by the coding sequence ATGGGGAACACCAGCGTCGCGACGGTGCTGGACGCCGCGCTCGCCGCAAGCCCGGACGCCCCCGCGCTCGAGGCCGCCTCGGGCGTCTGGAGCTACGCCGAGCTCGACGAGCAGGCGCGCCGCGCGGCCGGCGCGCTGTGGTCGCTGGGGGTGCGCCCCGGTGACCGGGTGGCCGCCTGCCTGCCCAACGACCTGGACATCGTCGCCGCCTTCCACGGCGCGCAGCGGATCGGGGCCGTCTGGGCTGGCATCGGCGAGGCGCTCGCTGCCGGCGAGCAGCAGGAGCTGTTCGATCTGTGCGCCCCGACGGTCGTGTTGGCCGGGCCGCGCTGCCAGCTGACCGTGCCGGGCCGCGTCGACGCCGACCAGTGGGCCGCGCTGCTCGCCCGCGCCGAGACCGCGCCGCGGATGGCGACCGACGTCGACGCACCGGCCGGTATCGCGTTCACCAGCGGCACGTCCGGACGCCCCAAGGCCGTCGTCCACAGCCAGCGGAACCTGCTCCTGCCAGGCGCCGTTATCGTCGCCACCCGCGGCTGGGGCCCCGGCCTGCGCAAGGGCGACAGCTTCCCGCTGACGATCCTGAACCTGATGATCCTCTCGACCCTGCTCACCGCGCAGGCCGGCGGCTGCGCCGTCGTGATGAACCGGCGCGACGTCGACGGCATCGCCGAGTGGATCTCCACGCGGCGGGTGACGGTCTGGAACGGCGCCCCGGCGCAGCTGCACGACCTGGCCGGCCGCCCCCATCTCGACCTCGGCTCGCTGGCCGAGGCGTGGAGCGGCGGCGGCGACACGTCCGACGCGCTGCGCCAGGCCTTCGCGGCCGCGCACGGCCTGGTCCCCCGCGCGACCTACGGCCTCACCGAGGCGCCGACGGTGGTGTCGATCGACCCGCCGGGTGACGAGTGGCGCCCGGGCAGCAGCGGGCGCGTGCTGCCCCAGTACGACGTGGCGGCCTACGACGACGCGGGCCGGCGCCTGCCGGCCGGCGAGACCGGGGAGCTGCGCCTGAGCGGGGCTGCCCGAGGTGTCTGGACCGGAGCGTGGCGGCCACTGCTCGGCTACTGGGACGACGGAGCCGTGCGTGCACCCGAACTCGGGCCGGTCCCGACCGGCGACGTCGGCGCCGTCGACGCCGACGGGTGGCTGCGGGTACTGGACCGCAAGAAGCTGGTGATCATCCGTGGCGGGGCGAACGTCTACCCGCTGGAGGTGGAGCGGGTCATCGGCGGGCACCCGGGAGTCGCCCGGGTCGCCGTCTGCGGCGTACCCGACGAGCGGCTCGGCCAGCGGGTGGCCGCCGTGGTCGAGCGCGCCGGGCCACGGCTCGACGTCGCCGAGCTCGACGCGCTGTGCCGGCGCGGCCTCGCGGGCTACAAGGTGCCGGAGTTCTGGTCCGTCGTCGACACCCTCCCGGTCAACGCGATGGGAAAGGTCTCCCGCGTAGGCCTCACCGACCTCGTAGACCAACACCGGCTGCCCAGCCCCTGA
- a CDS encoding FUSC family protein, protein MTSAPRRPPVPAPVGPSRFAAAFGVARPRGRLRMAVVSAVAFAVPLTVGELAGRPQDGLLATFGAFTAAYFPDAALEFRARALPLIGAGLAGAAATGVAVAGASWTIAVGISALAAVATLLVRAFDVPPPGAYPFVISCAVATQLPEEIERVGERVALTLAGAAFAWLLVMAASFPDRHAPARRAAVAALTGLADLLDAIGTPAYDTARHDAAQAVRHLRMVLRESPGQARSRQALSVVAFGAQRVFDAAVGLVTVSREPVPPALPEALRELAAGIQVGADRTLADLARSDPPDAPEVVVQAREALLLAVAGLTDPGSDEPRGAPLPAIRAEWGRRLDRDSLAWPLAARAGLAGLVAAALAIAAGVEHPYWAPAAAATVVQGTTVRSAGRRSLQRAAGTALGALVALGILSVRLPAWWLIAMVVVLEGGAQMLMAANYGLATVLVTPLALILVEFARPGTPTSDLVAPRLLDTLLGCVVGLAVVVSAWPHAAERRLPRALADSLRATGDLLVLRLAADGVGPGPEAGAAAARERLEMALVRMTALHADAEDEQLREPRTADLVWPAVVAARRLGYLVLAGPAGLRGPAPAGPDRVGAAFQAGAETVTGGPRPTEDLVGVLPAFAPLRTEFAAFVDAVRAAQAAGALPPSGRRSRRA, encoded by the coding sequence ATGACGAGCGCGCCGCGCCGTCCCCCGGTTCCCGCGCCCGTCGGCCCGAGCCGGTTCGCCGCGGCGTTCGGCGTGGCCCGGCCGCGGGGGCGGCTGCGGATGGCGGTCGTCAGCGCGGTCGCCTTCGCGGTCCCGCTGACGGTGGGCGAGCTGGCCGGACGGCCGCAGGACGGGCTGCTCGCGACGTTCGGCGCGTTCACCGCGGCCTACTTCCCCGACGCGGCGCTGGAGTTCCGGGCGCGGGCGCTGCCGCTGATCGGGGCCGGTCTGGCCGGGGCCGCCGCGACCGGCGTCGCGGTGGCGGGAGCGAGCTGGACGATCGCGGTGGGCATCTCGGCGCTGGCGGCCGTCGCGACGCTGCTCGTGCGCGCGTTCGACGTGCCCCCGCCCGGCGCGTACCCGTTCGTCATCAGCTGTGCCGTCGCCACCCAGCTCCCGGAGGAGATCGAGCGGGTCGGGGAGCGGGTGGCGCTCACACTGGCCGGCGCCGCGTTCGCCTGGCTGCTGGTGATGGCCGCGTCGTTCCCGGACCGGCACGCGCCGGCGCGGCGGGCGGCCGTGGCGGCGCTGACCGGCCTCGCCGACCTGCTGGACGCGATCGGCACGCCCGCCTATGACACCGCTCGGCACGACGCCGCGCAGGCGGTGCGGCACCTCAGGATGGTGCTGCGGGAAAGCCCTGGGCAGGCCCGGAGCAGGCAGGCGCTGTCGGTGGTGGCGTTCGGGGCGCAGCGGGTGTTCGACGCGGCCGTCGGTCTGGTGACGGTCAGCCGCGAGCCCGTGCCGCCCGCCCTCCCGGAGGCGCTGCGGGAGCTCGCCGCCGGGATCCAGGTCGGGGCGGACCGCACACTCGCCGACCTGGCCCGTTCCGATCCCCCGGACGCGCCCGAGGTGGTCGTACAGGCACGGGAAGCGCTGCTGCTGGCCGTCGCGGGACTGACCGATCCCGGTTCCGACGAGCCGCGGGGTGCCCCGCTGCCCGCTATCCGGGCGGAGTGGGGCCGGCGGCTCGACCGGGACTCGCTGGCCTGGCCGCTGGCGGCCCGGGCCGGCCTGGCCGGGCTCGTCGCGGCGGCGCTGGCCATCGCGGCCGGGGTGGAGCATCCCTACTGGGCCCCGGCCGCCGCCGCGACGGTGGTGCAGGGAACGACCGTCCGGTCCGCCGGCCGGCGGTCACTGCAGCGGGCCGCCGGGACCGCCCTCGGGGCGCTGGTCGCGCTGGGCATCCTCAGCGTGCGGCTGCCGGCCTGGTGGCTCATCGCCATGGTCGTCGTGCTGGAGGGCGGCGCCCAGATGCTGATGGCGGCGAACTACGGGCTGGCGACCGTCCTCGTCACCCCGCTCGCCCTGATCCTGGTCGAGTTCGCCCGGCCGGGCACGCCGACGTCGGACCTGGTCGCGCCGCGGCTGCTGGACACGCTGCTGGGCTGTGTCGTCGGCCTGGCCGTCGTCGTGTCGGCGTGGCCGCACGCCGCCGAACGCAGGCTGCCGCGGGCCCTCGCGGACTCCCTGCGCGCGACCGGTGACCTGCTTGTCCTGCGGCTGGCCGCGGACGGGGTGGGCCCAGGTCCCGAGGCGGGGGCCGCGGCGGCCCGTGAACGGCTGGAGATGGCGCTCGTCCGGATGACCGCGCTGCATGCCGACGCCGAGGACGAGCAGCTGCGCGAGCCGCGGACGGCGGACCTGGTGTGGCCCGCGGTCGTCGCGGCCCGCCGGCTCGGGTACCTGGTGCTGGCCGGCCCGGCTGGCCTGCGCGGGCCGGCGCCGGCCGGGCCGGACCGGGTCGGTGCCGCGTTCCAGGCCGGCGCGGAGACGGTGACAGGCGGCCCGCGGCCAACCGAGGACCTGGTCGGCGTGCTGCCCGCCTTCGCGCCGTTGCGCACCGAGTTCGCCGCGTTCGTCGACGCGGTGCGGGCCGCCCAGGCGGCGGGAGCGCTGCCGCCGTCCGGCCGGCGGTCCCGGCGTGCCTGA